One part of the Ciona intestinalis chromosome 5, KH, whole genome shotgun sequence genome encodes these proteins:
- the zf(mynd)-3 gene encoding zinc finger protein (The RefSeq protein has 16 substitutions, 1 frameshift and aligns at 98% coverage compared to this genomic sequence), producing MPEANKNCANVVASLLLKRGNTTMARKRKTDGLPINSLVRMSWSQRFHDVYMILWKINDDLNLDEVDILLTDCTCSIKLPNGESHFWHFFLDVESAMSQRIPSSNAIIIVMPKKDHTVFWPTFKKVEGLSDIGKSNFQNAPPKKMFLEESEKNTSFQDEFTTSGATPCNFPIKMETSPSVTMATGIKVPHGVLIGGNSPLTHHTAGSRTETKSLDKIDGQSSKLNPEINKELTTELDGLVHHWRSKSKGCIVLDLQLNKSDVCDVKVEFYEMAVVVKFRNSSSDFCRKHIVLENSLLQWKTQLSFSIIPDKCSFSIMDTFVQLTMQKKTTDHLETLLHESGHLVSPNTVGDTKKISQPGLGYTGLINLGNTCFMNSVIQALANTPELRNYFLDEKFHCHINTKNPLGVGGKMAKAFYVVMRKLWGCSNKAFSPHEFRDVVGLKGSRFTDGMQHDAHEFMAFLLDMLHEDLNTARNSTSIQPTSEVKGISEEMMAFEAWKSYLSRSGSFIIENFHGLLKSQLKCLVCKTKSVKFDPFLFLSVPLPKKVQPFSVFFFRKDVSEPIKITVSVHSDGAKMSDVLSQVGIHTGTNINHLVSYEVNNNALCRFFVPTSPLIRNSHTSTVHIQEMLSPEKEGEPVLQIICTQRKMVPDINKHCAYCKREPDNSFELKRCMNCLKVAYCDRDCQKGGWLKHRNVCRRTPELVGHPFVMCIAKSKATYTNVKSLAVKWAKLSSDVEILSSSMDGENANGEHSVSEMPMELRFSSWKENKNEVYPVIEDKGEELLDFSSRKFLSILWQNDKSKKNYVKVSDKAQDFSAPGRTMDLAKKSSPKYDLLECLSLFTEPEILTQDEAWYCPQCKKHRQAMKKMSLWDLPDVLIIQLKRFSFKNYLWRDKINMFIDLPVSNFDMTSYCNNPKTSKSLCYDLFAVINHHGGILGGHYTTNVRLPDVNNTSESVVDWRLCDDRHVTKLNNKVVTEAAYVMFYHRRSSKNSNTMSESLNIPHEPQADEAQCDEATNATSEHQPVINTNGEKSETTETSVKHMTNSNETSLPLEESKQKIVNTTTVNDSPLSPVGRSAQKLSKMQIEKSVDSKPSEEHNIDQITTQNSNSQQTAQLRNCINSGDSGLKPQGKEVLSYTDMDAID from the exons ATGCCGGAAGCTAATAAAAATTGCGCAAATGTAGTCGCTTCACTGTTGTTGAAAAGAGGTAATACTACAATGGCGAGGAAACGAAAGACGGATGGATTACCCATAA ACTCGTTGGTTCGCATGAGTTGGTCCCAGAGATTTCATGATGTTTATATGATTTTATGGAAGATTAACGATGACCTTAATTTGGATGAAGTGGATATCTTGCTTACAGATTGCACTTGTTCTATTAAGCTAccaa atggTGAAAGTCATTTTTGGCATTTCTTCCTTGATGTAGAGTCTGCAATGTCACAGCGTATTCCATCATCTAATGCCATTATCATTGTGATGCCTAAGAAAGACCATACAGTGTTCTGGCCCACTTTTAAG AAAGTGGAAGGGTTAAGTGATATTGGAAAGTCAAACTTTCAAAATGCCCCtcccaaaaaaatgtttctagAGGAATCGGAAAAAAATACTAGTTTTCAG GATGAGTTCACCACTTCAGGGGCACCCCCATGTAACTTTCCGATCAAAATGGAGACTTCTCCATCTGTTACCATGGCAACAGGCATTAAAGCCCCTCACGGCGTTCTGATTGGTGGTAATAGCCCACTTACCCACCATACTGCTGGTTCGAGAACAGAAACAAAATCTCTTG ataaaaTTGAGGGACAAAGCTCGAAGTTAAAtcctgaaataaataaagagtTGACAACTGAGTTAGATGGTCTTGTCCATCATTGGCGCTCCAAg AGCAAAGGTTGCATTGTGTTAGACCTCcagttaaataaaagtgaTGTCTGTGACGTCAAAGTGGAGTTTTATGAAATGGCCGTCGTTGTCAAATTCAGAAACTc GAGCTCTGACTTCTGCAGAAAACAC agTTTTTCCATCATTCCCGATAAATGCAGCTTCAGCATAATGGACACATTTGTACAACTAACCATGCAGAAGAAAACAACTGACCATCTTGAAACACTTCTGCACGAAA GTGGTCACTTGGTCTCTCCAAATACAGTGGGAGATACAAAGAAAATCTCACAGCCTGGTCTTGGATATACAG GTTTAATAAACTTGGGAAACACCTGCTTTATGAACAGTGTTATTCAAGCTCTTGCAAATACACCAGAACTGCGCAATTATTTTCTTG ATGAAAAATTTCATTGTCATATCAACACCAAAAATCCACTCGGAGTTGGTGGTAAAATGGCGAAAGCATTTTACGTGGTTATGCGCAAACTTTGGGGTTGTTCTAATAAAGCCTTTTCTCCCCATGAGTTCAGG gATGTGGTTGGATTAAAAGGATCTCGTTTCACTGATGGAATGCAACATGACGCACATGAGTTTATGGCTTTTTTGCTCGACATGCTGCATGAGGATCTCAACACAGCAAGAAACTCAACCTCAATCCAACCA ACAAGTGAAGTGAAAGGAATTTCAGAAGAAATGATGGCGTTTGAAGCGTGGAAGTCATACATATCTCGCTCTGGTTCATTTATCATAGAAAACTTCCATGGTTTGCTGAAGTCTCAGCTCAAATGTCTTGTTTGCAAAACA AAATCTGTCAAGTTTGACCCGTTCTTGTTTCTCTCCGTTCCACTTCCTAAGAAAGTTCAGCCGTTTTCGGTTTTCTTTTTCCGAAAAGACGTCAGCGAGCCAATAAAG ATTACTGTCTCTGTGCATTCAGATGGTGCAAAGATGTCCGACGTTCTTTCCCAAGTTGGGATTCACACTGGCACCAACATTAACCAT CTGGTTTCATATGAAGTAAACAATAATGCATTGTGTCGCTTTTTTGTTCCAACTTCACCACTGACGCGTACATCCCACACCTCGACAGTGCACAT CCAAGAGATGCTCTCACCGGAAAAAGAGGGCGAACCAGTGCTTCAGATTATTTGTACTCAGCGCAAAATGGTTCCTGatattaataaacattgtGCTTATTGCAAGCGTGAACCTGACAACAGTTTCGAGCTCAAAAGATGCATGAACTGCTTGAAAGTTGCTTACTGTGACAG GGATTGTCAAAAAGGTGGTTGgcttaaacataaaaacgtATGTCGACGTACACCTGAGTTGGTTGGTCATCCATTTGTGATGTGTATTGCAAAATCTAAAGCAACTTACACCAATGTGAAGTCACTGGCTGTGAAATGGGCAAA GTTAAGCTCTGATGTTGAGATCCTTAGTTCTTCCATGGATGGTGAGAATGCTAATGGTGAACATTCTGTTTCAG AAATGCCTATGGAATTACGTTTCTCATCTTggaaggaaaataaaaatgaagtttACCCAGTTATTGAGGACAAAG GTGAAGAACTATTGGATTTTAGTTCCAGAAAGTTTGTATCAATTTTGTGGCAGAATGACaaatcaaagaaaaattatGTCAAAGTTTCAGACAAAGCACAA GATTTCAGTGCCCCGGGTAGGACAATAGATCTTGCTAAAAAATCCTCACCAAAATACGATTTACTGGAATGCCTTAGTTTGTTTACTGAGCCCGAGATATTAACCCAAGATGAAGCTTG GTATTGCCCACAATGCAAAAAGCATCGACAAGCAATGAAGAAAATGTCACTTTGGGATTTGCCAGATGTGCTAATAATTCAACTCAAGCGATTTTCTTTCAAGAATTATCTCTGGAGAGACAAAATCAACATGTTTATTGATCTTCCTGTCAG CAACTTTGACATGACATCTTACTGCAACAACCCCAAAACCTCCAAGTCACTTTGTTATGACTTGTTTGCGGTAATTAACCACCATGGAGGGATACTAGGGGGCCATTACACAACCAACGTGCGTCTTCCTGATGTAAATAACACCTCAGAGAGCGTAGTTG acTGGCGTTTATGTGACGACAGACACGTCACAAAACTCAACAACAAGGTTGTTACTGAAGCTGCATACGTCATGTTCTACCACAGACGTTCTAGTAAAAACTCCAATACT atgtCGGAATCATTGAATATACCACATGAACCACAAGCAG ATAAAGCACAGTGTGATGAAGCCACAAATGCAACTTCAGAGCATCAACCTGTTATCAACACAAATGGAGAGAAATCTGAAACAACCGAAACCTCTGTAAAGCATACGACCAATTCCAATGAAATATCCCTTTCCTTAGAAGAAAACAAGCAGAAAATAGTAAATACCACAACTGTGAATGATTCCCCATTATCCCCAGTTGGCAGATCAGCACAGAAGCTTTCTAAAATGCAAATTGAGAAGTCTGTGGACTCTAAACTCTCTAAAGAACACAATATTGATCAAATAACCACACAG AATTCCAATTCTCAACAGACAGCACAGCTTAGAAATTGCATAAATTcag GAGATTCAGGATTAAAACCTCAAGG AAAGGAAGTTCTTTCTTACACAGATATGGATGCGATCGACTGA
- the LOC100178096 gene encoding store-operated calcium entry-associated regulatory factor-like isoform X1, with product MKCHRYFIISLLVLILFLVGSKAWFGGGEKVLLSEVSAITLYDGRKTTGRRSSPVPQLNCIGGSAYSASKPSVVQCKNVGSDGFDVQWECKADMDDSYRFGKLQVTCEGYDHPNDVYILKGSCGLEYTLDYTEAGKSRQNQGGYTGYNQQHNNNYHSKHSSDSSSWFIFFIIILTIGILLCKVSQSNTEDTNVPPRHSNFRDSQSSNTNSPPPYGFKREHTSHTTTASAPPPSYDDATGDTYTRQRYSSRTHTQANSTPNNAGGGGFWSGLGVGSLAGYLFGSRNNNQYGGYNNYGWGNNGYNNRRGWGWGNRGSTWGSGGSTWGSGANSWGSGSSNWGSSSSNTSRSSGTSRTASGFGGTSRR from the exons ATGAAGTGTCATCggtattttattataagtCTTCTTgttcttattttgtttctggTTGGTTCTAAAGCTTGGTTTGGAG gaGGTGAAAAAGTTCTCTTGTCCGAAGTCAGTGCTATTACATTGTATGATGGAAGAAAAACAACTGGAAGAAGAAGTAGTCCAGTACCTCAACTAAACTGTATTGGAGGATCTGCCTATTCTGCCTCTAAACCTTCTGTTGTGCAG TGTAAGAATGTGGGAAGTGATGGGTTTGATGTACAATGGGAATGCAAAGCAGATATGGACGACTCGTACCGCTTTGGAAAATTACAAGTCACATGTGAAGGCTATGATCATCCAAatgatgtttatatattaaaag GTTCTTGTGGATTAGAATACACACTGGATTACACAGAGGCAGGCAAATCAAGGCAAAACCAAGGTGGTTATACTGGTTATAACCAGCAACATAACAACAACTACCACTCAAAGCATTCTTCAGACAGCAGTTCCTGGTTCATATTCTTTATTATCATATTAACCATTGGAATATTACTCTGCAAAGTAAGCCAGTCAAATACAGAAGATACTAATGTTCCACCAAGGCACTCAAACTTTAGAGACTCACAAAGCAGTAACACCAACTCTCCACCTCCATATGGATTTAAACGCGAACATACATCGCATACAACA ACAGCATCAGCTCCACCACCAAGCTATGACGATGCAACAGGTGACACCTATACTCGCCAACGTTATTCCAGTCGCACACACACACAAGCTAATTCCACTCCCAATAATGCTGGTGGTGGTGGATTCTGGTCTGGATTGGGAGTAGGCAGTTTGGCTGGGTATTTGTTTGGTTCAAG AAACAACAACCAATATGGCGGCTACAACAACTATGGTTGGGGAAATAACGGGTACAATAACCGAAGAGGATGGGGTTGGGGTAACAGGGGAAGTACCTGGGGTAGTGGTGGCAGCACTTGGGGCAGTGGGGCCAATTCCTGGGGAAGTGGGTCCAGCAATTGGGGCAGCAGTTCAAGCAATACATCTCGCTCTTCTGGAACAAGTCGTACAGCTTCGGGATTTGGGGGAACATCAAGgcgttaa
- the LOC100178096 gene encoding store-operated calcium entry-associated regulatory factor-like isoform X2 produces MKCHRYFIISLLVLILFLVGSKAWFGGGEKVLLSEVSAITLYDGRKTTGRRSSPVPQLNCIGGSAYSASKPSVVQCKNVGSDGFDVQWECKADMDDSYRFGKLQVTCEGYDHPNDVYILKGSCGLEYTLDYTEAGKSRQNQGGYTGYNQQHNNNYHSKHSSDSSSWFIFFIIILTIGILLCKVSQSNTEDTNVPPRHSNFRDSQSSNTNSPPPYGFKREHTSHTTASAPPPSYDDATGDTYTRQRYSSRTHTQANSTPNNAGGGGFWSGLGVGSLAGYLFGSRNNNQYGGYNNYGWGNNGYNNRRGWGWGNRGSTWGSGGSTWGSGANSWGSGSSNWGSSSSNTSRSSGTSRTASGFGGTSRR; encoded by the exons ATGAAGTGTCATCggtattttattataagtCTTCTTgttcttattttgtttctggTTGGTTCTAAAGCTTGGTTTGGAG gaGGTGAAAAAGTTCTCTTGTCCGAAGTCAGTGCTATTACATTGTATGATGGAAGAAAAACAACTGGAAGAAGAAGTAGTCCAGTACCTCAACTAAACTGTATTGGAGGATCTGCCTATTCTGCCTCTAAACCTTCTGTTGTGCAG TGTAAGAATGTGGGAAGTGATGGGTTTGATGTACAATGGGAATGCAAAGCAGATATGGACGACTCGTACCGCTTTGGAAAATTACAAGTCACATGTGAAGGCTATGATCATCCAAatgatgtttatatattaaaag GTTCTTGTGGATTAGAATACACACTGGATTACACAGAGGCAGGCAAATCAAGGCAAAACCAAGGTGGTTATACTGGTTATAACCAGCAACATAACAACAACTACCACTCAAAGCATTCTTCAGACAGCAGTTCCTGGTTCATATTCTTTATTATCATATTAACCATTGGAATATTACTCTGCAAAGTAAGCCAGTCAAATACAGAAGATACTAATGTTCCACCAAGGCACTCAAACTTTAGAGACTCACAAAGCAGTAACACCAACTCTCCACCTCCATATGGATTTAAACGCGAACATACATCGCATACAACAG CATCAGCTCCACCACCAAGCTATGACGATGCAACAGGTGACACCTATACTCGCCAACGTTATTCCAGTCGCACACACACACAAGCTAATTCCACTCCCAATAATGCTGGTGGTGGTGGATTCTGGTCTGGATTGGGAGTAGGCAGTTTGGCTGGGTATTTGTTTGGTTCAAG AAACAACAACCAATATGGCGGCTACAACAACTATGGTTGGGGAAATAACGGGTACAATAACCGAAGAGGATGGGGTTGGGGTAACAGGGGAAGTACCTGGGGTAGTGGTGGCAGCACTTGGGGCAGTGGGGCCAATTCCTGGGGAAGTGGGTCCAGCAATTGGGGCAGCAGTTCAAGCAATACATCTCGCTCTTCTGGAACAAGTCGTACAGCTTCGGGATTTGGGGGAACATCAAGgcgttaa
- the LOC100185975 gene encoding cyclin-J — protein MDLDWPGCKNDLAKDIHDTLKARENFMLRLTGSSKLMYWRRYLVDWLALTCQKYRLNSNAQHLAVCLYDRFTDQFQLGVEDLQMLVLCCLLVASKFEEREEKIPKFKILMDHLQWNLNAAEYMTMEIRLLSAFEWDIGFPTASHFKEYYMQVALGTRDLHAGQPLTNREQVYMYLEKNVSYFLEVSLQDQAFLVFKPSLITASCVAASRICLHIAPTWTVELHKVTNFAWHHLVPCIEILLRLHDEDRRAMHSNGSSSHVSGTLSIAHQQVLNSTGSTPVTSPVPPLPFTSDNQRNQHMPTTIPTGRYNRGYLV, from the coding sequence atGGATTTGGACTGGCCAGGATGTAAGAATGACTTGGCCAAGGACATCCATGACACACTAAAGGCTAGGGAAAACTTTATGCTGCGTCTTACCGGCAGCTCAAAGTTGATGTACTGGCGCAGGTACTTGGTCGATTGGCTTGCACTTACATGCCAGAAGTATAGACTCAACAGCAATGCTCAGCATCTTGCTGTGTGTCTCTATGATCGGTTTACAGACCAATTCCAGCTTGGTGTTGAAGACTTGCAAATGCTTGTGCTTTGCTGTCTACTAGTGGCAAGCAAGTTTGAGGAGCGAGAGGAAAAAATCCCAAAGTTCAAGATTCTCATGGACCATCTCCAGTGGAATCTTAATGCTGCAGAGTACATGACCATGGAAATCCGTTTACTCAGTGCATTTGAGTGGGACATTGGGTTTCCAACTGCTTCCCACTTCAAAGAGTACTACATGCAAGTGGCTCTTGGGACACGCGATTTACATGCTGGTCAACCTCTTACGAACCGAGAGCAAGTGTATATGTACCTGGAAAAGAACGTTAGCTACTTTTTAGAAGTCTCGCTCCAAGACCAAGCCTTTCTGGTGTTTAAGCCTTCTCTCATTACTGCCTCATGTGTTGCTGCTTCCCGAATTTGTCTTCACATAGCTCCCACATGGACTGTGGAACTGCATAAAGTCACCAACTTCGCCTGGCATCACCTGGTACCTTGTATTGAGATTCTGTTACGCTTACACGATGAAGACAGACGTGCAATGCATAGTAATGGATCTTCTTCCCATGTGTCCGGCACCCTCAGCATTGCGCATCAACAGGTACTAAACAGCACCGGCAGTACACCAGTAACATCCCCCGTACCTCCACTACCATTTACATCCGATAATCAGCGCAACCAGCATATGCCAACTACCATTCCAACTGGAAGATACAACCGTGGCTACCTGGTTTGA
- the LOC100175788 gene encoding leucine-rich repeat-containing protein 71 isoform X1: protein MQINHAKELFIRSWKVEEKVLGILKMCILERLQCINLWNVGLTEHTLKILSSLLPSLPSIKSLVLDGNPIPGSEPYYLVMGEDSPIQHLSLRNNQITDQGAEMIGKALGTTFTQNRCLATLNLSFNNISDAGAKHIAQGIRMNRVLLSLSLASNNISDEGCQYICNALQRFSLTHEEVVQRRKLLSQGGFRGGSGLGSRRTDSKDRPSSNRSGSQMRTSRGSSKKKPDAGKKDAEKTPKKDEKGKKGEISKMNSRLSVTSETPKGTKGKKSGGAGGKDGGKRAMTLSVTQDSENPDLPEFVHPLMDHQAEHTEGKVFIPGCMTLVNLNLSRNKIGKQGMEYLLSMIQYQANRHRILAATPTAPGLLKLHIQRNAVSEQHPTYVKIQETMVTRDPTYKPEAKTPEDDIQSVVG, encoded by the exons ATGCAGATCAACCATGCTAAAGAACTTTTCATTAGAAGCTGGAAGGTGGAGGAAAAAGTCCTTGGGATTCTAAAGATGTGTATCCTTGAGCGTCTTCAATGCATCAA CCTATGGAATGTTGGACTGACAGAACACACATTGAAAATTCTAAGCAGTTTGCTACCAAGTCTTCCTAGTATTAAAAGTTTGGTGTTAGATGGAAACCCCATACCTGGATCAGAACCTTACTACCTTGTAATGGGTGAAGACAGCCC CATACAGCATCTGTCATTGAGAAACAACCAAATCACTGACCAGGGAGCTGAAATGATTGGAAAAGCCCTTGGCACGACTTTCACACAGAACAGATGTTTGGCCACGTTAAACTTAAGTTTCAACAATATATCGGATGCTGGCGCTAAACATATTGCACAG gGAATACGGATGAACCGTGTGTTGTTATCCCTCTCTCTCGCATCGAACAACATCTCAGATGAAGGTTgtcaatatatttgtaatgcTCTGCAACGATTCTCCCTCACACATGAAGAAGTTGTTCAAAGAAGAAAGCTTCTCTCACAGGGTGGTTTTCGTGGAGGTTCA GGACTAGGCTCACGCCGAACTGATTCCAAGGATCGTCCAAGCAGCAACAGGAGTGGCTCCCAAATGAGGACTAGTCGTGGATCTTCCAAGAAGAAACCAGATGCGGGGAAGAAGGATGCAGAGAAAACACCGAAGAAAGATGAGAAAGGGAAGAAGGGAG AAATCTCGAAAATGAATTCAAGAT TGTCCGTGACCAGTGAGACACCAAAAGGAACAAAGGGGAAAAAATCTGGAGGTGCTGGTGGAAAGGATGGTGGAAAACGAGCTATGACACTCAGTGTGACTCAGGACTCTGAAAATCCAGATCTTCCGGAGTTTGTGCATCCTCTTATGGACCATCAAGCAGAACACACTGAAGGAAAAGTCTTTATTCCTGGCTGCATGACTCTGGTTAATCTCAATTTATCAA gaaataaaatTGGTAAACAAGGCATGGAATACCTTCTCTCCATGATTCAGTACCAAGCTAATCGACATCGAATTCTTGCAGCCACCCCAACTGCACCTGGACTACTTAAACTTCACATTCAG AGAAACGCTGTATCAGAACAACACCCTACCTATGTTAAAATTCAAGAAACCATGGTAACAAGAGACCCAACCTACAAACCAGAAGCAAAAACACCAGAAGATGATATACAGTCTGTTGTTGGCTAA
- the LOC100175788 gene encoding leucine-rich repeat-containing protein 71 isoform X2 → MQINHAKELFIRSWKVEEKVLGILKMCILERLQCINLWNVGLTEHTLKILSSLLPSLPSIKSLVLDGNPIPGSEPYYLVMGEDSPIQHLSLRNNQITDQGAEMIGKALGTTFTQNRCLATLNLSFNNISDAGAKHIAQGIRMNRVLLSLSLASNNISDEGCQYICNALQRFSLTHEEVVQRRKLLSQGGFRGGSGLGSRRTDSKDRPSSNRSGSQMRTSRGSSKKKPDAGKKDAEKTPKKDEKGKKGVSVTSETPKGTKGKKSGGAGGKDGGKRAMTLSVTQDSENPDLPEFVHPLMDHQAEHTEGKVFIPGCMTLVNLNLSRNKIGKQGMEYLLSMIQYQANRHRILAATPTAPGLLKLHIQRNAVSEQHPTYVKIQETMVTRDPTYKPEAKTPEDDIQSVVG, encoded by the exons ATGCAGATCAACCATGCTAAAGAACTTTTCATTAGAAGCTGGAAGGTGGAGGAAAAAGTCCTTGGGATTCTAAAGATGTGTATCCTTGAGCGTCTTCAATGCATCAA CCTATGGAATGTTGGACTGACAGAACACACATTGAAAATTCTAAGCAGTTTGCTACCAAGTCTTCCTAGTATTAAAAGTTTGGTGTTAGATGGAAACCCCATACCTGGATCAGAACCTTACTACCTTGTAATGGGTGAAGACAGCCC CATACAGCATCTGTCATTGAGAAACAACCAAATCACTGACCAGGGAGCTGAAATGATTGGAAAAGCCCTTGGCACGACTTTCACACAGAACAGATGTTTGGCCACGTTAAACTTAAGTTTCAACAATATATCGGATGCTGGCGCTAAACATATTGCACAG gGAATACGGATGAACCGTGTGTTGTTATCCCTCTCTCTCGCATCGAACAACATCTCAGATGAAGGTTgtcaatatatttgtaatgcTCTGCAACGATTCTCCCTCACACATGAAGAAGTTGTTCAAAGAAGAAAGCTTCTCTCACAGGGTGGTTTTCGTGGAGGTTCA GGACTAGGCTCACGCCGAACTGATTCCAAGGATCGTCCAAGCAGCAACAGGAGTGGCTCCCAAATGAGGACTAGTCGTGGATCTTCCAAGAAGAAACCAGATGCGGGGAAGAAGGATGCAGAGAAAACACCGAAGAAAGATGAGAAAGGGAAGAAGGGAG TGTCCGTGACCAGTGAGACACCAAAAGGAACAAAGGGGAAAAAATCTGGAGGTGCTGGTGGAAAGGATGGTGGAAAACGAGCTATGACACTCAGTGTGACTCAGGACTCTGAAAATCCAGATCTTCCGGAGTTTGTGCATCCTCTTATGGACCATCAAGCAGAACACACTGAAGGAAAAGTCTTTATTCCTGGCTGCATGACTCTGGTTAATCTCAATTTATCAA gaaataaaatTGGTAAACAAGGCATGGAATACCTTCTCTCCATGATTCAGTACCAAGCTAATCGACATCGAATTCTTGCAGCCACCCCAACTGCACCTGGACTACTTAAACTTCACATTCAG AGAAACGCTGTATCAGAACAACACCCTACCTATGTTAAAATTCAAGAAACCATGGTAACAAGAGACCCAACCTACAAACCAGAAGCAAAAACACCAGAAGATGATATACAGTCTGTTGTTGGCTAA
- the LOC100183612 gene encoding putative protein 2 isoform X2, translating into MYCGILLFVLLSFQLLENTSAQYEDIRCKCTCLAYHKYNIPAKIYTKNVLHEYCDCLRVVLPNLNGSALTDVDIEPYCLRCGCKYEVRSTKTMQVVVYMFLVLLGVLLIYMIVMVIADPIINHVNRKNRAAGLLDEETEMESIVSARDSDRPRSSSGRGSGQSQPVLQRVNQMQTKWKKQLQEQKSNVYDRHEMLQ; encoded by the exons ATGTACTGCGGAATTTTATTATTCGTATTGCTATCCTTTCAATTACTTGAAAATACATCTGCACAATACGAGGATATCAGATGTAAATGCACCTGCCTTGCCTATCACAAATACAACATTCCCGCGAAG ATATACACGAAAAACGTTCTGCATGAATATTGTGACTGCCTTCGAGTTGTCTTGCCAAACTTGAACGGTTCTGCACTCACAGATGTAGATATTGAACCATATTGTCTCAGATGTGGGTGCAAATATGAAGTCAGAAGCACAAAAACCATGCAG GTTGTGGTTTACATGTTCCTCGTTCTTCTTGGTGTGCTACTCATATATATGATCGTGATGGTGATCGCTGACCCTATCATTAATCACGTGAATAGGAAGAATCGAGCTGCTGGGTTATTAGATGAAGAAACTGAGATGGAATCAATTGTTTCTGCACGAGATTCCGATCGACCTAGATCATCAAGT GGACGGGGCTCTGGGCAATCTCAGCCTGTCTTACAAAGGGTAAATCAAATGCAAACAAAATGGAAAAAGCAGCTTCAAGAGCAAAAATCAAATGTGTACGACCGACACGAGATGTTACAATGA
- the LOC100183612 gene encoding putative protein 2 isoform X1: MYCGILLFVLLSFQLLENTSAQYEDIRCKCTCLAYHKYNIPAKIYTKNVLHEYCDCLRVVLPNLNGSALTDVDIEPYCLRCGCKYEVRSTKTMQVVVYMFLVLLGVLLIYMIVMVIADPIINHVNRKNRAAGLLDEETEMESIVSARDSDRPRSSSVGTGLWAISACLTKGKSNANKMEKAASRAKIKCVRPTRDVTMRSMKV; this comes from the exons ATGTACTGCGGAATTTTATTATTCGTATTGCTATCCTTTCAATTACTTGAAAATACATCTGCACAATACGAGGATATCAGATGTAAATGCACCTGCCTTGCCTATCACAAATACAACATTCCCGCGAAG ATATACACGAAAAACGTTCTGCATGAATATTGTGACTGCCTTCGAGTTGTCTTGCCAAACTTGAACGGTTCTGCACTCACAGATGTAGATATTGAACCATATTGTCTCAGATGTGGGTGCAAATATGAAGTCAGAAGCACAAAAACCATGCAG GTTGTGGTTTACATGTTCCTCGTTCTTCTTGGTGTGCTACTCATATATATGATCGTGATGGTGATCGCTGACCCTATCATTAATCACGTGAATAGGAAGAATCGAGCTGCTGGGTTATTAGATGAAGAAACTGAGATGGAATCAATTGTTTCTGCACGAGATTCCGATCGACCTAGATCATCAAGTGTAG GGACGGGGCTCTGGGCAATCTCAGCCTGTCTTACAAAGGGTAAATCAAATGCAAACAAAATGGAAAAAGCAGCTTCAAGAGCAAAAATCAAATGTGTACGACCGACACGAGATGTTACAATGAGAAGTATGAAGGTTTAA